In Geobacillus kaustophilus, a genomic segment contains:
- the comGD gene encoding competence type IV pilus minor pilin ComGD gives MKAAHNGGFTLLEMLIVLAVVLLLAALAVPTLGGAMRKQEEAYMLAVLRADLYRAQQYAIAHRADVSIFFTDGGAEYKAVEAASGRQVVVRSLPSPWRFRLVTLRNPLVFTDNGNIEKAGTVWVRGGKSNYRLTFLLGKGRFYVQKM, from the coding sequence GTGAAAGCGGCTCATAACGGCGGGTTTACGCTGCTTGAGATGCTGATCGTCTTGGCGGTCGTCCTCTTGCTTGCTGCGCTCGCTGTCCCCACGCTTGGCGGCGCGATGCGTAAGCAGGAGGAGGCGTATATGTTGGCTGTGTTGCGCGCGGACTTGTATAGAGCGCAGCAATACGCCATCGCCCATCGGGCCGATGTGTCCATTTTTTTCACTGACGGCGGGGCGGAGTACAAGGCGGTTGAGGCAGCGAGCGGCCGGCAGGTTGTCGTCCGCTCGCTGCCTTCCCCGTGGCGGTTTCGGCTCGTCACGCTGCGCAACCCGCTCGTCTTTACGGACAACGGCAACATCGAGAAGGCGGGAACCGTTTGGGTGCGTGGGGGCAAGAGCAACTACAGGCTTACTTTTTTGCTTGGAAAAGGGCGGTTTTATGTGCAAAAAATGTAG
- the comGF gene encoding competence type IV pilus minor pilin ComGF — MRALERLRRSRDGAVRVWKAVAAKESGFTMIEALLALAAAIVIAAAVPALLSVRLLAPEPTDAFSRLEWRLFLQQLQIELNETKQWSTGGRVLYLQKWSGKTVSFSVVASRAELIRQVDGAGNETALRHVRAVSYRAGARGIFLQVTADDGTVCEAFVARAF; from the coding sequence ATGCGTGCGTTGGAACGATTACGCCGGTCGCGAGATGGAGCGGTGCGGGTATGGAAAGCGGTAGCGGCAAAAGAAAGCGGGTTTACAATGATTGAAGCGTTGTTGGCGCTGGCGGCTGCGATCGTGATAGCGGCGGCTGTTCCGGCGTTGTTGTCCGTCCGCTTGCTGGCCCCAGAGCCGACGGACGCGTTTTCCCGATTGGAATGGCGGCTGTTTTTGCAGCAGCTGCAAATCGAGCTGAATGAAACGAAGCAATGGTCGACTGGCGGCCGTGTCCTCTATTTGCAAAAATGGAGCGGCAAGACGGTCAGTTTTTCTGTTGTTGCGTCAAGAGCCGAACTGATCCGCCAGGTGGACGGTGCTGGCAATGAAACGGCGCTCCGCCATGTGCGCGCTGTTTCGTACCGCGCCGGCGCCCGCGGGATATTTTTGCAAGTGACGGCTGATGACGGCACCGTTTGCGAGGCGTTTGTAGCGCGGGCGTTTTAG
- the comGG gene encoding competence type IV pilus minor pilin ComGG: MGRQDGVIFPIVTVVSLLLVFSVMHVLLLYEAERQAAYEAQQAVEADELVQMAVFDVKERIASADPSTAGEAGEWTYPRGMAAYRWVREDAAHIQVSLSIRSASGLRRAVMFTVTLPALHIVEWSEQNG; encoded by the coding sequence ATGGGTCGACAAGATGGCGTTATTTTTCCGATTGTGACTGTTGTTTCTTTGTTGCTTGTCTTTTCTGTCATGCATGTCTTGCTCCTCTATGAAGCGGAACGACAGGCGGCTTATGAGGCCCAGCAGGCAGTCGAAGCGGATGAACTTGTGCAGATGGCCGTGTTTGACGTAAAAGAACGCATCGCATCTGCTGATCCGTCGACCGCGGGGGAGGCTGGAGAATGGACCTATCCGCGCGGAATGGCGGCCTACCGGTGGGTGCGGGAAGATGCAGCACACATTCAGGTTTCTTTGTCCATCCGTTCGGCCTCTGGGCTGAGGCGCGCTGTCATGTTTACTGTCACGCTTCCGGCGCTTCATATTGTCGAATGGAGCGAGCAAAACGGTTAA
- a CDS encoding YqzE family protein: MAVNDYVKFVTQQFVAYMDLPKEERRQRRQVRKQEQPPLSYRLFGMVPLSLRLLFRRRP, encoded by the coding sequence ATGGCGGTCAACGATTATGTCAAGTTTGTCACCCAACAGTTTGTCGCCTACATGGATTTGCCGAAAGAGGAGCGGAGGCAACGGCGTCAGGTGCGGAAACAAGAGCAGCCTCCCCTTTCATACCGCTTGTTTGGCATGGTGCCGCTTTCGCTTCGCTTGCTGTTTCGGCGCCGCCCGTAG
- a CDS encoding YqhG family protein, with translation MQQHEIRRFVERYFAANGCTFVEASDDYLTVQLTAEMDKELMNRPFYWHYIERTGGVPQPMRLTLITRASERTDKLKGERLHFGAPRLHQLFRSAQKRGSFIRLYEEPSAPLDGNAALHPWLGMNVTISYECDRKKDEIVSLGLHLISGTIVESFHERLRERRLTPKIPDYCFTISPLIKPRSGIGRIEQYIRGRIAADNHAWADEAHRRWADDLALLDEFYKDSEEKPQCYYIEKEALEKQYKPHITVSVINGGLFYLLPRSS, from the coding sequence ATGCAGCAACATGAAATCCGCCGCTTTGTCGAACGCTATTTTGCGGCCAACGGCTGCACGTTTGTGGAAGCAAGCGACGACTACCTCACCGTGCAGCTGACGGCAGAAATGGACAAAGAACTGATGAATCGGCCGTTTTACTGGCATTATATTGAACGGACAGGCGGCGTGCCGCAGCCGATGCGACTGACGCTCATCACCCGCGCGAGCGAGCGGACGGACAAACTCAAAGGGGAGCGCCTCCATTTCGGCGCTCCCCGGCTGCACCAGCTGTTCCGCTCAGCGCAAAAACGCGGCAGCTTCATCCGCCTGTATGAGGAGCCAAGCGCGCCTTTAGACGGCAACGCCGCCCTCCATCCATGGCTCGGCATGAACGTCACGATTTCGTACGAATGCGACCGAAAAAAAGATGAAATCGTCTCCCTTGGCCTTCACCTCATTAGCGGAACGATCGTCGAGTCGTTCCACGAACGGCTGCGCGAGCGGCGGCTGACGCCGAAAATCCCTGATTACTGTTTCACCATCTCCCCACTCATTAAGCCGAGAAGCGGCATCGGCCGCATTGAACAATATATTCGCGGCCGCATCGCCGCCGACAACCATGCGTGGGCCGACGAAGCCCACCGGCGCTGGGCCGACGATTTGGCATTGCTTGATGAGTTTTACAAAGACAGCGAAGAAAAGCCGCAGTGCTATTATATTGAGAAGGAAGCGTTGGAAAAGCAGTACAAGCCGCATATCACCGTTTCCGTCATCAACGGCGGACTGTTTTATTTGCTGCCCCGCTCATCGTGA
- a CDS encoding DEAD/DEAH box helicase, whose product MNIDLEMDETWKEEFLARVEKDGPWASWEMYELALEAAHHLSVPEFNGLQAPKHLPHLTILPHQLEVARRVVEEMNGKAILADEVGLGKTIEAGLVLKEYMIRGLVKKALILVPASLVSQWVRELNEKFFIPAVQQKKSYVWEQCDIVVSSIDTAKKPPHRDIIYGQSYDMIIIDEAHKLKNNKTKNYEFVQNLKKKFCLLLTATPIQNRIEEIFNLVSLLKPGHLGNAEQFAKTYGKTRAVQTNDHLKALVNKVMIRNRRADTPIEWSKRHVEPVLIEFTNEERELYEAVKALRRESFAGSFSLITLLREACSSREALFLTIKNMIDKCGGAVPEPLERVLEKINAVTTNSKAEKALELIRSINDKVIIFTEYRATQLYLQWFLKQHGISSVPFRGGFRRGKKDWMQELFKHHAQVFIATEAGGEGINLQFCRYVINYDLPWNPMRLEQRIGRVHRLGQTDDVYIYNFAIKQTVEEHILTLLYEKIRLFERVVGELDDILAKMNLANLERYFEDAFVHSRSEGEMKIKMENIIAMIELAEQLGKEGGKQHAAT is encoded by the coding sequence ATGAACATTGATCTTGAAATGGATGAAACATGGAAGGAGGAATTTTTGGCACGCGTCGAAAAAGACGGCCCTTGGGCGAGCTGGGAAATGTACGAACTGGCGCTTGAGGCCGCCCATCATTTAAGCGTCCCGGAATTTAATGGCTTGCAGGCGCCGAAACATTTGCCCCACTTGACGATCCTTCCGCACCAGCTTGAAGTGGCGCGCCGCGTCGTCGAGGAGATGAACGGCAAAGCCATTTTGGCGGATGAAGTCGGGCTTGGAAAAACGATCGAGGCCGGGCTCGTCTTAAAAGAATATATGATTCGCGGCCTTGTGAAAAAAGCGCTTATTCTCGTTCCCGCCTCCCTTGTTTCGCAATGGGTGAGAGAGTTGAACGAAAAATTTTTCATCCCGGCCGTCCAGCAGAAAAAGAGCTACGTCTGGGAGCAGTGCGATATTGTCGTTTCCTCGATCGACACGGCGAAAAAACCGCCGCACCGCGACATCATCTACGGGCAGTCGTACGACATGATCATCATCGACGAGGCGCACAAACTGAAAAATAACAAAACGAAAAACTACGAGTTTGTGCAAAATTTAAAAAAGAAGTTTTGTTTGCTCCTGACGGCGACGCCGATCCAAAACCGGATCGAAGAAATTTTCAACCTCGTCTCACTCTTGAAGCCTGGCCATTTAGGCAACGCCGAGCAATTTGCCAAAACATACGGCAAAACACGGGCCGTACAGACGAACGACCATTTAAAAGCGCTCGTCAACAAAGTGATGATCCGCAACCGCCGCGCCGACACACCGATCGAATGGTCAAAGCGCCACGTTGAACCGGTGCTGATCGAGTTTACGAATGAGGAACGGGAACTGTATGAAGCGGTCAAGGCGCTCCGCCGCGAATCGTTCGCCGGCTCGTTTTCGCTCATCACGCTTCTTCGCGAGGCGTGCAGCAGCCGCGAAGCGCTGTTTCTCACGATCAAAAACATGATCGACAAATGCGGCGGAGCGGTTCCAGAGCCGCTTGAACGCGTATTGGAAAAAATCAACGCTGTCACGACGAACTCAAAGGCGGAAAAAGCGCTCGAGCTCATCCGCTCCATCAATGACAAAGTCATTATTTTCACGGAATACCGGGCGACGCAGCTTTACTTGCAATGGTTTTTAAAGCAGCACGGCATCTCGTCCGTTCCGTTTCGCGGCGGCTTCCGGCGCGGCAAAAAAGACTGGATGCAGGAACTGTTTAAACACCACGCCCAAGTGTTCATCGCCACCGAGGCGGGCGGCGAGGGCATCAACTTGCAGTTTTGCCGCTATGTCATCAACTACGACTTGCCGTGGAACCCGATGCGCCTTGAGCAACGGATCGGCCGCGTCCACCGGCTCGGCCAGACTGATGACGTTTACATTTACAACTTCGCCATCAAACAGACGGTCGAAGAGCATATTTTAACGCTTCTGTACGAAAAAATCCGCCTGTTCGAACGAGTCGTCGGCGAGCTGGACGACATTTTGGCGAAAATGAACCTCGCCAACCTAGAGCGCTACTTCGAAGACGCCTTCGTTCATTCGCGAAGCGAAGGGGAGATGAAAATCAAAATGGAAAACATCATCGCCATGATCGAGCTGGCGGAGCAGCTCGGAAAAGAAGGGGGCAAGCAGCATGCAGCAACATGA